A genomic stretch from Candidatus Jidaibacter acanthamoeba includes:
- a CDS encoding IS110 family transposase, giving the protein MKCYLGIDISKNFLDVHIRPAGIKERFQYDNTGIRLLITLLKEYSEIFVVLEATGGYERTLSEALSSESISYHIANPARVREFARATGKLAKTNRIDAEILSLFAEKIELPISTPKSKDEILLKALIMRKTQIKSELVREKNRLDKTIHPIILEDIKSQIKALQEKITKYDSEIKNLISTLDNFSSKAKIIASVPGIGCATAAILVSELPKLGKLNGKQIAALVGVAPMNWDSGGCSKKRSIKAGRTFIRHSLYMATVVAITHNPKLKEFYQ; this is encoded by the coding sequence ATGAAATGCTACCTTGGAATCGATATATCAAAGAATTTTTTAGACGTTCACATCAGACCTGCAGGAATAAAAGAAAGATTCCAGTATGATAATACTGGGATCAGGTTATTGATAACTTTGCTCAAGGAGTATAGTGAAATATTTGTTGTGCTAGAGGCAACAGGAGGATATGAGCGCACTCTTTCAGAAGCTTTATCATCTGAGTCGATAAGCTACCATATAGCAAATCCTGCTAGAGTTCGCGAATTTGCAAGAGCTACAGGTAAGCTAGCTAAAACTAATAGAATTGATGCTGAAATTTTAAGCTTGTTTGCTGAAAAGATTGAGCTTCCAATCTCAACACCAAAAAGCAAAGATGAAATTTTACTTAAAGCCCTTATAATGCGTAAAACACAAATAAAATCAGAGTTAGTTAGAGAAAAAAACCGTCTTGATAAGACAATACATCCTATAATTCTAGAAGATATTAAATCCCAAATAAAAGCTTTGCAGGAAAAAATTACAAAGTATGATAGTGAAATAAAAAACTTAATATCTACTTTAGACAACTTTAGCAGTAAAGCTAAAATTATTGCATCTGTACCGGGAATCGGTTGTGCTACAGCTGCAATTTTAGTCTCTGAACTACCTAAATTAGGAAAACTTAATGGCAAGCAAATTGCAGCCCTAGTAGGCGTGGCTCCAATGAATTGGGATAGTGGAGGATGCTCTAAAAAACGTTCCATTAAAGCAGGACGTACTTTTATCAGACATTCCCTGTATATGGCTACTGTAGTAGCAATTACCCATAACCCTAAATTAAAGGAGTTTTACCAATGA